A window of Fragaria vesca subsp. vesca linkage group LG7, FraVesHawaii_1.0, whole genome shotgun sequence contains these coding sequences:
- the LOC101313465 gene encoding cyclic nucleotide-gated ion channel 1-like, which produces MANPEVAVNVEHLEEEKTLRSVVDEHSELETTATAESAPKDGGDTKEARSCRLSFNTIFNRNGNFLPMWNNVFVVSCVFAVSCDPLFFYIPIINEKKKCLYFDTRLKTVALVLRLLTDHFYIADIIMRILTSIRQIKLSKASGVMKAQLGSPNLNGKTSVGDVFEIAKRAWAKTNRLYVLIDILAILPIPQVAMFIFFSKMKGPGCSKERRFFDTLIIFQFVPRVLPVYLLCRERKRTLNKASMWTKGVFNFFLYILASHVLGALWYFFAIQREMDCWHSVCQHHNKCQLSTYSCSAGQDRLRNIPLLDIKCPINLPEEKKGKPFDFGIFADALDSGLVQTTDFPEKFLNCFWWGLRNLSSLGQNLHTSTYAWENLFAVFISIIGLLLFIYLIGNLQTYLQFATTRSEKLRRKMKTKNLEVDLRLSRKGLPSNLKVVIMQIIQQKLEQNKDVQVEDILSVLPSAHSKYIRRYLSLATLKKVPMLQTMVVRMLKAICEHLTPVDHPEDSYIIREGKQLHQMIFITHGTVQTYKTNGKGGKIGSKFLEKGDYYGAEELLKWASNFSGHQDLPISTRMVKPVTKVEAFSLSKDDLKSVAIKYWWNFTKNKDPKDFDQSVLEEFAVSSIEKEIRRRRQVKKKHTIRSLHKLDTQGSASQKLQKVISRVMKDQLPSPVGALDGR; this is translated from the exons ATGGCCAACCCTGAAGTAGCTGTAAATGTAGAGCACTTGGAAGAAGAGAAAACTCTGAG ATCGGTTGTTGATGAACATAGCGAGTTAGAGACTACTGCAACGGCAGAATCTGCCCCAAAAGATGGAGGAGATACAAAAGAAGCTAGAAGCTGCAGGTTATCCTTCAATACAATTTTCAATCGAAATGGGAACTTCCTTCCTATGTGGAACAACGTATTTGTAGTATCTTGTGTGTTTGCTGTCTCCTGTGATCCTTTGTTCTTCTACATTCCGATCATTAACGAGAAGAAGAAGTGTCTATATTTTGACACAAGGTTGAAGACCGTAGCCCTCGTCTTACGGTTACTCACAGATCACTTCTACATTGCGGACATTATTATGCGAATTTTGACCAGTATACGTCAAATCAAGTTATCAAAGGCTTCTGGGGTGATGAAAGCACAATTAGGATCTCCTAATTTGAATGGGAAGACATCAGTTGGTGATGTTTTTGAAATAGCTAAGAGGGCTTGGGCGAAAACTAATAGATTATACGTCCTGATTGACATTTTAGCTATTCTTCCCATACCCCAG GTGGCAATGTTCATTTTCTTTTCGAAAATGAAGGGTCCGGGATGTTCAAAAGAAAGAAGGTTTTTCGACACTCTTATTATATTCCAATTTGTCCCACGAGTTCTTCCCGTTTACTTATTGTGCAGAGAACGCAAGAGAACTCTTAATAAAGCAAGCATGTGGACTAAAGGTGTTTTCAATTTCTTCCTATACATCCTTGCAAGTCAT GTACTCGGAGCTCTTTGGTACTTCTTTGCCATTCAACGAGAGATGGATTGTTGGCATTCTGTTTGCCAACATCACAATAAATGCCAACTCAGTACCTATAGTTGTAGCGCAGGACAAGATAGATTGAGAAATATCCCATTGTTAGACATAAAATGTCCGATAAACCTGCCGGAAGAAAAGAAAGGAAAGCCCTTTGATTTTGGTATATTTGCTGATGCGCTTGACTCCGGCCTAGTGCAGACTACTGATTTTCCTGAAAAATTCTTGAATTGTTTCTGGTGGGGGCTGCGAAATCTGAG CTCTCTGGGTCAAAACCTCCATACAAGCACCTATGCATGGGAAAACCTCTTTGCTGTGTTTATTTCGATCATAGGCTTGCTATTGTTTATATATCTCATCGGAAATTTGCAG ACATACTTGCAGTTTGCGACTACAAGATCAGAGAAGCTCAGAAGAAAGATGAAAACGAAAAATTTAGAGGTTGATTTGCGGCTATCAAGAAAAGGCCTCCCTAGCAATTTGAAGGTAGTGATAATGCAAATCATACAACAAAAACTTGAACAGAACAAAGATGTTCAAGTTGAGGACATCCTTTCTGTTCTTCCTTCAGCACATAGTAAATATATCAGACGCTATCTTAGTTTGGCTACACTCAAGAAA GTGCCAATGCTTCAAACTATGGTGGTAAGAATGCTAAAAGCAATCTGTGAACACCTTACGCCGGTGGACCATCCAGAGGACAGTTACATTATCCGAGAGGGGAAGCAACTCCATCAGATGATTTTCATCACACATGGTACTGTACAGACCTACAAGACCAATGGTAAAGGTGGAAAAATTGGTTCCAAGTTTCTTGAGAAAGGGGACTACTATGGAGCAGAAGAACTTCTCAAATGGGCATCCAATTTCAGCGGTCACCAGGACTTACCAATCTCAACGAGAATGGTTAAGCCTGTCACTAAAGTTGAAGCATTTTCACTGAGTAAGGACGACTTGAAGAGTGTAGCCATCAAGTACTGGTGGAATTTCACCAAGAACAAGGATCCGAAGGATTTCGACCAGTCTGTGTTGGAGGAGTTTGCAGTATCTTCCATAGAAAAAGAAATCCGTCGCCGCAGGCAAGTGAAGAAGAAGCATACAATAAGGTCTCTTCATAAGTTGGATACTCAGGGTAGTGCTAGCCAGAAGTTGCAGAAGGTTATCAGTAGGGTCATGAAGGATCAGTTGCCTTCACCTGTTGGTGCTCTAGATGGCAGGTAA
- the LOC101313754 gene encoding wall-associated receptor kinase 1-like, producing the protein MALHGRMLLLQLSLAAVLLARTMLAAAQAPPPDCNESCGGVSVPYPFGLSDGCYLHVPGQDSQQPFKITCNTTTSQPSLQFSDSDNFPTNIANIFVEESALQVMMAPSYNCYTNNTYDSSMDKVMDLNLPPSFTLSDRNKVYNLGCNKVTKLIGYPLQVTDPEQLFEVAFSGVSLCQDEFGKRFPDTCTGFGCSVNPIPIGLQNITLGVWTLGTSLGTTAQWGLSYPCSYGFVVDERNFTFAGNQSFDALRSGAIKKLPVLANWAIGNDNCEAAKKKNETAFACNTVNSKCVDRAGGGYFCQCEDGYEGNPYLLDNCLDINECKNSTLCSGPATCVNSIGSYICKCHKGYRNDDHDKNKCVQITETSSKNDKEMKISLGVSLSFLVILIITFSIYCVLKRRKFKQLCDRYYKDNGGFLLPQEMQKYKGSQAPRIFKLEELKKATNKFDPHEIIGEGGFGLVYKGTLPDNKQVVAIKKSKTDAPTMTPESRIAHTKQFINEMIVLSGIKHRNVVRLLGCCLETKTPILVYEFVSNGTLYEHIHKQKDKGPLSFEQRVKIAAETAGSLAYLHYSASSTPILHRDVKASNILLDENCTAKVSDFGASKLVPEDENTQMATLVQGTLGYLDPEYLQSHALTEKSDVYSFGVVLVELITSQVAISNKKLEAEKNLANCFLKSVADNNLDQILDHEIIKEESFEIAEQVAHLAKRCLSLKGEDRPTMEEVETELKVILAVMAKHPGGKPDSSPKETDYLLRASPSNAYVVDVRSDEGEVITSIDYDKSMQNQAQMMKPYDGGR; encoded by the exons ATGGCCTTACATGGGAGAATGCTTCTTTTGCAACTCTCTTTGGCCGCAGTGCTATTAGCAAGGACAATGCTAGCAGCTGCTCAAGCCCCGCCGCCTGACTGCAATGAGAGCTGCGGTGGTGTCTCAGTTCCTTATCCATTTGGTCTCAGTGATGGTTGTTACCTACATGTGCCGGGACAAGATTCTCAGCAGCCATTCAAGATCACTTGCAACACCACCACCTCGCAACCATCCCTACAGTTCTCGGACAGCGATAACTTCCCCACAAATATTGCCAACATTTTTGTGGAAGAGAGTGCGCTGCAAGTAATGATGGCCCCATCCTATAACTGCTACACCAACAATACATACGACTCCTCCATGGACAAAGTCATGGACCTCAATCTTCCGCCTTCTTTCACCCTCTCCGACAGAAACAAGGTTTATAACCTTGGGTGCAACAAAGTAACCAAGCTCATAGGTTATCCTCTTCAAGTTACAGACCCTGAGCAGCTCTTTGAAGTAGCGTTCAGCGGTGTAAGCTTGTGTCAAGATGAATTTGGCAAAAGATTCCCCGACACTTGCACCGGATTTGGGTGCTCCGTAAATCCTATCCCTATCGGACTGCAGAATATTACGTTGGGTGTGTGGACACTCGGTACCAGCCTCGGAACAACGGCGCAGTGGGGCCTGAGCTACCCTTGCAGTTACGGCTTCGTTGTGGATGAACGCAACTTCACATTCGCCGGGAATCAAAGTTTTGATGCACTGAGGTCCGGCGCAATAAAGAAGCTTCCGGTGCTTGCTAATTGGGCGATTGGGAATGACAACTGCGAAGCAGCAAAGAAGAAGAACGAGACTGCTTTTGCATGCAACACTGTGAATTCCAAGTGTGTCGACCGTGCTGGTGGTGGTTACTTTTGCCAGTGTGAAGATGGTTACGAAGGGAACCCATACCTCCTCGATAATTGCCTAG ATATCAATGAGTGCAAGAACTCAACCCTTTGCAGTGGTCCTGCAACTTGCGTAAACTCAATTGGAAGTTACATCTGTAAATGTCACAAGGGCTATAGAAATGATGACCACGACAAGAATAAGTGTGTCCAAATCACTGAAACCTCCAGCAAAAATGACAAAGAAATGAAAATTTCCCTGG GTGTCTCTTTGAGCTTCCTAGTCATATTGATTATAACTTTTTCGATATACTGCGTACTGAAAAGAAGAAAGTTCAAGCAGCTCTGTGACAGGTACTACAAAGACAATGGGGGCTTCTTGTTACCACAAGAAATGCAGAAGTACAAAGGGTCTCAGGCACCCAGAATCTTTAAATTAGAAGAGCTTAAGAAGGCAACCAACAAGTTTGATCCCCACGAAATAATTGGAGAAGGAGGCTTTGGATTGGTTTACAAGGGAACATTGCCAGACAACAAGCAGGTGGTTGCCATAAAGAAATCAAAAACTGATGCTCCCACCATGACCCCCGAAAGTAGGATCGCCCACACTAAGCAGTTCATTAATGAGATGATTGTTCTCTCTGGAATCAAGCATAGAAATGTCGTGAGGCTTTTAGGTTGTTGTTTGGAGACCAAAACGCCTATATTAGTGTACGAGTTCGTCAGCAATGGCACACTTTATGAGCACATTCATAAACAGAAAGACAAAGGACCTCTTTCCTTTGAGCAACGAGTGAAGATAGCAGCAGAAACAGCAGGATCCCTAGCATACTTGCACTACAGCGCTTCTTCCACGCCAATTCTGCATCGAGATGTCAAGGCATCTAACATCCTACTGGATGAGAATTGCACAGCCAAAGTATCAGACTTTGGAGCTTCAAAATTGGTTCCTGAAGATGAAAATACTCAAATGGCTACTTTAGTGCAAGGGACGCTAGGGTACTTGGACCCTGAATATCTTCAGTCACACGCACTGACGGAGAAGAGTGATGTCTATAGTTTCGGGGTTGTCCTTGTGGAGCTAATAACAAGTCAAGTGGCAATTTCTAACAAGAAGCTTGAGGCAGAGAAAAACCTAGCAAACTGTTTTTTAAAGTCGGTGGCAGATAATAACTTGGATCAGATTCTTGATCATGAAATTATCAAAGAAGAAAGCTTCGAAATAGCCGAACAAGTAGCCCATCTTGCCAAAAGATGTTTAAGTTTGAAAGGAGAAGATAGGCCTACCATGGAAGAAGTAGAAACGGAGCTTAAGGTAATATTGGCAGTTATGGCAAAGCATCCAGGAGGAAAGCCTGACTCCTCCCCCAAAGAGACAGATTACTTGCTTAGAGCGTCACCTTCAAACGCTTACGTTGTTGATGTTAGAAGTGATGAAGGTGAAGTCATAACCAGCATAGATTATGACAAGAGCATGCAGAATCAAGCCCAGATGATGAAGCCTTATGATGGTGGGAGATAG
- the LOC101307343 gene encoding wall-associated receptor kinase 1-like → MALHGRMLLLQLISLAAVLLLASSMLAAAQSPPPDCKETCGGVSIPYPFGLTDGCYLHVPGQDSQQFKLACDTTATSQPSLNFLDSYNFPTNISNIFAGESALQVMLTTSRNCYNDTVYNSSLHRASYLYLPPSYTLADKNKVYNIGCNKATKLVGYPLHVTGPEQLFEVALSGVSLCNDEFGKRFPETCTGFGCSVNSIPSGLQNITVDVWSLGTGLGTSAPWGLSYPCSYGFVVDERNFTFAGNRSFDELNRTRLELPVLASWAIGNDNCEAAKKKNETAFACKGENTECVDRAGGYFCQCWDGYEGNPYLLKDCVDVDECKNNSTLCSGPATCVNSIGSYKCKCHKGYRNDDNDKNKCVKINETSSKNDTEMKISLGVSLSFLVILIITFSIYCVLKRRKFKQLCDRYYEVNGGFLLPQEMQKYKGSQAPRIFKLAELNKATNKFDPHEIIGEGGFGLVYKGTLPDNKQVVAIKKSKTDAPTMTPESRIAHTKQFINEMIVLSGIKHRNVVTLLGCCLETKTPILVYELVSNGTLYEHIQKKKGKGPLSFGQRVKIAAETAGSLAYLHSRASSTPILHRDVKATNILLDENLTAKVSDFGASKLVPEDQNTQMATLVQGTLGYLDPEYIQTHKLTEKSDVYSFGVVLVELLTSQMAINSNKKLEEERNLANCFLMAVEDNHLDQILDHEIIKEESFEIAEQVAQLAQRCLSPKGGNRPTMIEVETEVGAILAVMGKHPGGKPDSSPNEIDYLLAASPSNAFVVDVRSDEGEVITSIDYDKSMHSQAQMMKPYDGGR, encoded by the exons ATGGCCTTACATGGGAGAATGCTTCTTTTGCAACTGATCTCTTTGGCCGCAGTACTGCTGTTAGCATCCTCAATGCTAGCAGCTGCTCAATCCCCGCCGCCTGACTGCAAGGAAACCTGTGGTGGCGTCTCAATTCCATATCCATTTGGTCTCACTGACGGTTGTTACCTACATGTGCCGGGACAAGATTCACAGCAATTCAAGCTCGCTTGCGACACCACCGCCACCTCGCAACCGTCCCTAAATTTCTTGGATAGCTATAACTTCCCCACAAACATTTCCAACATTTTCGCGGGTGAGAGTGCGCTGCAAGTAATGTTGACCACGTCCCGAAACTGCTACAACGACACTGTATACAACTCCTCCTTGCACAGAGCCAGTTACCTATATCTTCCGCCTTCTTACACCCTCGCCGACAAAAACAAGGTTTATAACATTGGCTGCAACAAAGCAACGAAGCTCGTAGGTTATCCTCTTCATGTTACAGGCCCTGAACAGCTCTTTGAAGTAGCGCTCAGCGGTGTAAGCTTGTGCAACGATGAATTTGGCAAAAGATTCCCCGAGACTTGCACCGGATTCGGATGCTCCGTAAATTCTATCCCTAGTGGACTGCAAAATATTACGGTCGATGTGTGGTCACTCGGTACCGGCCTCGGAACATCGGCGCCGTGGGGACTGAGTTACCCTTGCAGTTACGGCTTCGTTGTGGATGAACGCAACTTTACATTCGCCGGGAATCGAAGTTTTGATGAACTGAATCGCACAAGATTGGAGCTTCCGGTGCTTGCTAGTTGGGCGATTGGGAATGACAACTGCGAAGCAGCAAAGAAGAAGAACGAGACAGCTTTCGCATGCAAGGGTGAGAATACGGAGTGTGTCGACCGCGCTGGTGGTTACTTCTGCCAGTGTTGGGATGGCTACGAAGGGAACCCATACCTCCTCAAAGATTGCGTAG ATGTCGATGAGTGCAAGAATAATTCAACCCTTTGCAGTGGTCCTGCAACTTGCGTAAACTCAATTGGAAGTTACAAATGTAAATGTCACAAGGGCTATAGAAATGATGACAACGACAAGAATAAGTGTGTCAAAATCAACGAAACCTCCAGCAAAAATGATACAGAAATGAAAATTTCCTTGG GTGTCTCTTTGAGCTTCCTAGTCATACTGATTATAACTTTTTCGATATACTGCGTACTGAAAAGAAGAAAGTTCAAGCAGCTATGTGACAGGTACTACGAAGTCAATGGGGGCTTCTTGTTACCACAAGAAATGCAAAAGTACAAAGGGTCTCAGGCACCCAGAATATTTAAATTAGCAGAGCTTAACAAGGCAACCAACAAGTTTGATCCCCATGAAATAATTGGAGAAGGAGGCTTTGGATTGGTTTACAAGGGAACATTGCCGGACAACAAGCAGGTGGTTGCTATAAAGAAGTCAAAAACTGATGCTCCCACCATGACCCCCGAAAGTAGGATCGCCCACACTAAGCAGTTCATTAATGAGATGATTGTTCTCTCTGGAATCAAGCATAGAAATGTCGTGACCCTCTTAGGTTGTTGTTTGGAGACCAAAACGCCTATATTAGTGTACGAGTTGGTCAGCAATGGCACGCTTTATGAGCACATTCAGAAAAAGAAAGGCAAAGGACCTCTTTCCTTTGGGCAACGAGTGAAGATAGCAGCAGAAACAGCAGGATCCCTGGCATACTTGCACTCCCGCGCTTCTTCCACGCCAATTCTGCACCGAGATGTCAAGGCGACGAACATCCTGCTGGATGAGAATTTGACAGCCAAAGTATCAGACTTTGGAGCTTCAAAATTGGTTCCCGAAGATCAAAATACTCAAATGGCTACTTTAGTGCAAGGGACGCTAGGGTACTTGGACCCTGAATATATTCAGACACACAAACTGACGGAGAAGAGTGATGTCTATAGTTTCGGGGTTGTCCTTGTGGAGCTATTAACGAGTCAAATGGCAATTAATTCCAACAAGAAGCTTGAGGAAGAGAGAAACCTAGCGAACTGTTTTTTAATGGCGGTCGAAGATAATCACTTGGATCAGATTCTTGATCATGAAATTATCAAAGAAGAAAGCTTTGAAATAGCCGAACAAGTAGCCCAACTCGCCCAAAGATGTTTAAGTCCGAAAGGAGGAAATAGGCCTACCATGATAGAAGTAGAAACAGAGGTAGGGGCAATATTGGCAGTTATGGGAAAGCATCCAGGAGGAAAGCCCGACTCCTCCCCCAATGAGATCGATTACTTGCTTGCAGCGTCACCTTCAAATGCTTTCGTTGTTGATGTTAGAAGTGATGAAGGTGAAGTCATAACCAGCATAGATTATGACAAGAGCATGCATAGTCAAGCCCAGATGATGAAGCCTTATGATGGTGGGAGATAG